TGCCTTGCGCCACCAAAATACCAATGTCCGTAAAAATACTCTTTCCATTCTTCTTTTGTTAGTTTAGATTTTTCTTTAATTTCCTTTGAGATTCTTCCACTCTTTCCAGGTTTTTTAAAAATGAGTATAAATTCATAGTCAATCTCAATCATTCCATTAGGCGGATAAGGATAGGAACCCATTACATTTGCTCCACCTGTCGTGTTCATTGTGGTTTTCTTCTGCCAGATTATTGAACCCATAAAGTCAAAACCTATATCTTCGCATTGAGCTATAAATTCGGCGTGTAGTGGTATAATTTTGTATCTGCCATAAATTATAGACCTTGCGAATTGATCGCCTATG
This portion of the Candidatus Desulfofervidus auxilii genome encodes:
- a CDS encoding site-specific DNA-methyltransferase encodes the protein MNNWARIIIGDSRKMIEIDDNSVDLVVTSPPYWHIKDYGAPGQIGYGESLHEYLKDLYRVWKECYRVLKPGRRLAINIGDQFARSIIYGRYKIIPLHAEFIAQCEDIGFDFMGSIIWQKKTTMNTTGGANVMGSYPYPPNGMIEIDYEFILIFKKPGKSGRISKEIKEKSKLTKEEWKEYFYGHWYFGGAR